AGACCGAGAAAATGCTTGAAAAGAGGAAGGGAGTTGTGACTTGTCAATAACTTTAGTGTGGTCAATCAATTATTGATCGCGGAAGGGCCTTAAAACACAGAATTTTCGCAGGTTAGTTTATAGTCTACAGATAGACCCAGAAAAAAATTGAGTAACCTAATATGTTTCTATAAATTACTGTTCAGCAAAACAACGTCAGGCAGTACGAATATATCGATAATGTATTATCGATATGCGCACCGCAATATTTAATAGCCACTTCAGTGGCAATAAAGATGATGATAGTTGTTTGTGCTTTACATTGAAGTAGGAAAAAGCTAACCGCAATAAATTAATTCAAATTAATTTGAATGGTTTTCTATTCCGGTGAGCAATTAATACTATATTTTAAGGAATTTATGATGAAAAAGAATCTGATCGTTGCTGCTTTTGCTGTTACTGCTGCTGTGTCTATGTCTAACGTGTTTGCTGCTGCTGGCACCGTGAACTTCACCGGTGAAATTCTGGAGAACGCCTGTAACGTTGATGTGGCTTCTCAGAACCAGACCGTTGACCTGGGCCGCTACAACAAAACTGAATTCAACAATCTGGCAGGCAGTAAAACTGCGGCTAAAGATTTCAACATCGTGCTGAAAAACTGCCCGGCCAGCGTCTCTGCGGCAAAAGTACGTTTTGACGGTACGCCAGAAGTCACAGACTCTACGTTACTGGCCATCGACAGCACCACCGCTGGTGCGGCAACCGGCGTGGCTATCCACCTGATGTCAGCTGATAAAGGTGACTTACCGCTGCATGGTCAAAACAACTACACCTACATGCTGAGCTCAACTCAGGATAACACCCTGAAATTCTACGCACAGTATCAGTCTACTAATGCAACTGTGACTGCAGGTCCAGCAAACGCCGTTGCCAGCTTCTCTGTTGTATACAACTAATTTTCCTTTTTAAGGAAAAGAGTATGAGGTCGTTAATCGGCCTCATTTTTAATTGAGGTATAAAATGAACTTTCTTCGTAAGACTTTTATTGTCGGCGCATTTGTCGCGGCAGGAATTTCTGCAGCCCACGCCGGAGTAATTATTGGCGGCACGCGTGTTATTTATGATGGCAATAAAAAGGAAGCCTCTATTAGCGTTAATAACCCGGATGCCACGCCTTATTTAATTCAGTCCTGGGTCGAAACGCAAAATGGAGGGGCTGAGAAAGCTCCTTTTGTTATTACCCCGCCGCTTTATCGCCTCGATAAAGATCAGCAGAACGTTGAGCGTATTATGCTGACGGGAGCGTTACCTCAGGATAAAGAAAGTCTTTACTGGCTCAATATTAAAGCCATCCCTTCGGCACCAAAAAAAGATAATAGCCTGCAAATTGCCATTAAAACGCGAATTAAGCTGATCTATCGTCCTGCGGGATTAAAAGGCACGTTGCCCGAAGAACTCGCGGAAAAGCTGACCTGGAGTCGGTCTGGCAATCGAGTCAGCGTCAGCAATCCAACGCCCTACGTCATGAACTTCAGTCAGATCAGCGTCAATGGTAAGGAACTGGAAGAGGTGAGCTATGTCATGCCGGGAGCGACCGCTCAGTTTGCGTTACCGAATGGGGTGAGCGGTGGCGCCCTGAAATTCAAAGTGATCAATGACTACGGTGGGCCGGGGAAAGAGCATAACGCCAGTATCTAAAAAATGACCGCAACGTAAGACGGACTTCTGGTTAATGATGATGACAAAACAAAAACAACACTTTAAACCTGCCAGGCTTGCGCTTTTTATTGCGGTCGCGCTGGGGACGATAATACACGATGCCGGGGCGCGGGATTTTTTTAACCCTGAACTGCTTGAGGTGGGCAATCCCGGCGCGGGTAAGACCGATCTGTCGATGTTCGAAGCTGGTTCACAGGCTCCGGGTGTTTATCACGTTGATATTCTTATTGGCGATCAGACGGTGGATACCCAGGACATTGAGTTTGCGTCGGTGAAAGATAAAGACGGCGATTCGGTGTTACAGCCGTGTCTCAGTCTGGAGCAGCTGAAAAGCTGGGGCGTTCGCACCCACCTGTTCCCTAATCTGGCCTCCAGCGGGAAGTGCGTGGATCTGTCTGCGATCCCTCAGGCTGCGGCCGATTTTCAGTTCAGTACCCAGCGTCTGCTGATCAGTATTCCGCAGGCGGCGTTGGAACCTCAGGCGCGCGGATATGTGCCGCCTGAACAGTGGGATGAAGGCATCAATGCGGCGATGCTTAATTACAGCCTGAGCGGTGCTAACAACTGGCAGCGTGGCAACAACGGTCGTGCCGACAATGCGCAGTATGCCAACCTGCGTCCTGGTGTGAATATCGGGCCGTGGCGTTTGCGCAATTACACCACCTGGAGTCGTGACACACATGGTCAGGACAAATGGGATACGGTCTATACCTACGCTCAGCGTGATGTGATCCCGCTGAAAGCGCAGTTCACTGCGGGCGATAGCAGTGCGCCAAACGATGTGTTTGACAGTATGCCGTTCCGGGGCGGGCAGCTGGCATCCGACGACGATATGCTCCCGGACTCGCTGAAAGGCTATGCGCCTGTGGTGCGTGGCATTGCCCGAACCAACGCGCAGGTCACGATTCGCCAGAATGGGTATCAAATTTATCAGAGCTACGTTTCACCGGGTGCCTTTGAAATTACCGATATGTACCCGACCGGCGGGGCGGGCGATCTGCAGGTCACGGTAAAAGAGGCCGACGGCAGCGAGCAGCACTATACCGTGCCGTTTGCCTCTTTGCCGGTGCTCCAGCGTGAAGGCCGTCTGAAATTTTCCGTCACCGGCGGACAGTATCGTTCCTATGACAGCAGCGTAGACAAAACGCCGTTTGCCCAGGGCACCGCGATTTATGGTCTGCCACACGGCTTTACGATTTACGGCGGCGTGCAGGAATCGAGTAAATATCAGTCGCTGGCGAGTGGCGTCGGTAAAAATCTGGGTGATTTCGGTGCGCTTTCAGCCGATGTCACCCAGGCCTGGTCAACGCCGCAGGATGGTCTGAAAACCGACGGCCAGTCATGGCGTGCGCGTTACAGCAAAAACGTGCTGGAAACGGGCACCAACTTTGCCATTGCGGGTTATCGCTATTCGACCAGCGGCTATTACGGCATGCAGGAAGTGCTGGACACTTATAGCGACACATCTGGGCTGGTCGAGCGACGCCGAAATCGCATGGAGCTGACTATGAGTCAAACTCTTGGACAGGATTTAGGCACCCTGATGCTGAGTACGGTTCGTGAGGATTACTGGAATTCAGGCCGCACGATGGCCTCCTGGAGCCTGGGTTACAACAACGGCTGGCGTGGGATTAACTACGGCCTGACCTATACCTACAGTAAAAACGGATCATCCACCGGGCGCGGCGAACAAACGTATTACGACAAAGATCAGCAGTTGGCACTGACCATCAGTATTCCTCTGGATAAGTTCCTGCCGCAAACCTGGGCTAACTACAGCATGAACGCCAGCAGGCAAAGTGGCACCACCCATTCTGTGGGTTTAAGCGGGATGGCGATGGAGAACAACGCGCTGAACTGGAACGTCCAGCAGGGCTACGGCACCAACGACGTGGGCTACACCGGCGCGATGAATGTCGATTATCGTGGCACCT
Above is a window of Lelliottia jeotgali DNA encoding:
- a CDS encoding ferrous iron transporter B is translated as MKKNLIVAAFAVTAAVSMSNVFAAAGTVNFTGEILENACNVDVASQNQTVDLGRYNKTEFNNLAGSKTAAKDFNIVLKNCPASVSAAKVRFDGTPEVTDSTLLAIDSTTAGAATGVAIHLMSADKGDLPLHGQNNYTYMLSSTQDNTLKFYAQYQSTNATVTAGPANAVASFSVVYN
- a CDS encoding type 1 fimbriae anchoring protein FimD; translated protein: MMMTKQKQHFKPARLALFIAVALGTIIHDAGARDFFNPELLEVGNPGAGKTDLSMFEAGSQAPGVYHVDILIGDQTVDTQDIEFASVKDKDGDSVLQPCLSLEQLKSWGVRTHLFPNLASSGKCVDLSAIPQAAADFQFSTQRLLISIPQAALEPQARGYVPPEQWDEGINAAMLNYSLSGANNWQRGNNGRADNAQYANLRPGVNIGPWRLRNYTTWSRDTHGQDKWDTVYTYAQRDVIPLKAQFTAGDSSAPNDVFDSMPFRGGQLASDDDMLPDSLKGYAPVVRGIARTNAQVTIRQNGYQIYQSYVSPGAFEITDMYPTGGAGDLQVTVKEADGSEQHYTVPFASLPVLQREGRLKFSVTGGQYRSYDSSVDKTPFAQGTAIYGLPHGFTIYGGVQESSKYQSLASGVGKNLGDFGALSADVTQAWSTPQDGLKTDGQSWRARYSKNVLETGTNFAIAGYRYSTSGYYGMQEVLDTYSDTSGLVERRRNRMELTMSQTLGQDLGTLMLSTVREDYWNSGRTMASWSLGYNNGWRGINYGLTYTYSKNGSSTGRGEQTYYDKDQQLALTISIPLDKFLPQTWANYSMNASRQSGTTHSVGLSGMAMENNALNWNVQQGYGTNDVGYTGAMNVDYRGTYGEATVGYGYDKNSDRMNYGVQGGILAHADGVTFSQPLGETNVLIKAPGAKGVSIQNQTGAKTDWRGYTTVSNVTVYRKNDVALLTETLPEDVELELTNRTVTPTRGAVVRANYVTNVGLRALITLMQPGAIPVPFGAIVNVDGQSGQGFIVGEGGQVYLTGLNPKGSLTVKWGNDSDKACRSEYSSRAENNHSGVQSMNVICR